One window from the genome of Halomicrobium zhouii encodes:
- a CDS encoding low temperature requirement protein A, whose translation MSPREENLLYAIRRPISVYAETERPRHATWLELFFDLVYIVAIAELGAFLREGLSLVAILEYASLFVLVWWTWVGFSYYADIFDTDDLFSQLALILVMFGVIIMSQTISQALHGGSFAFAASFLLLRVLYIGLALRGWYVVPGSDKFFTYWVTFSSLSTFVWGLSLFSPVPGRFGLWISAFMLEIAGIGIVYLVFETVPVQVSHFPERLGLFTILVLGETMLAVATGTTGIDWFVPSGVTAIGGFLLVVAIWWLYFDNFDERTIDRALGETRTHWLHMRERMLVYVFGHYFIFIGIGATGVGLEAAIEAVIAAHALEPIGRTVFAGGVAAFLLGSAICHRAMPTPLHDRLFLTRITVAVAVVVVILGVGRLVAPLLVTWIIAITLVALAVFETVHRLRTPESEP comes from the coding sequence CCGAACGCCCGCGTCACGCCACCTGGCTGGAGCTGTTCTTCGACCTGGTATACATCGTCGCCATCGCCGAGCTCGGCGCGTTCCTCCGGGAGGGGCTCTCGCTCGTCGCCATCCTGGAGTACGCGAGCCTCTTCGTCCTCGTGTGGTGGACGTGGGTCGGATTCAGCTACTACGCCGACATATTCGACACGGACGACCTCTTCTCCCAGCTGGCCCTGATACTGGTGATGTTCGGGGTTATCATCATGTCCCAGACCATCTCCCAGGCCCTCCACGGCGGCTCGTTCGCGTTCGCAGCCTCGTTCCTCCTCTTGCGGGTCCTGTACATCGGGCTCGCGCTCCGGGGGTGGTACGTCGTCCCCGGTTCCGACAAGTTCTTCACCTACTGGGTCACGTTCAGCTCGCTCTCGACGTTCGTCTGGGGGCTGTCGCTGTTTTCGCCGGTCCCCGGCCGGTTCGGGCTCTGGATATCGGCGTTTATGCTCGAGATTGCCGGTATCGGAATCGTCTATCTCGTGTTCGAGACGGTCCCCGTGCAGGTGTCTCACTTCCCCGAACGGCTCGGGCTGTTCACCATCCTCGTCCTGGGCGAGACGATGCTGGCCGTCGCCACGGGGACCACCGGCATCGACTGGTTCGTCCCGTCCGGAGTCACTGCGATCGGCGGGTTCTTGCTCGTGGTCGCGATATGGTGGCTCTACTTCGACAACTTCGACGAGCGCACTATCGATCGCGCGCTGGGAGAGACCAGAACCCACTGGCTCCACATGCGAGAACGAATGCTCGTCTACGTCTTCGGGCATTACTTCATCTTCATCGGTATCGGGGCCACGGGAGTCGGTCTCGAAGCGGCGATCGAGGCCGTCATCGCGGCGCACGCGCTCGAGCCGATCGGCCGGACCGTCTTCGCAGGCGGCGTCGCCGCGTTCCTCCTCGGGAGCGCCATCTGCCATCGTGCGATGCCGACGCCGCTCCACGACCGGCTGTTCCTGACGCGAATCACCGTCGCCGTCGCCGTCGTCGTCGTGATTCTGGGCGTCGGTCGGCTCGTGGCTCCGCTTCTCGTCACGTGGATCATCGCGATCACGTTAGTCGCTCTCGCGGTCTTCGAGACCGTCCATCGACTGAGAACGCCCGAATCAGAACCATGA